Proteins encoded in a region of the Ancylobacter sp. SL191 genome:
- a CDS encoding carbon-nitrogen hydrolase family protein has translation MRLAMLQTAGDRENRVAANLDRLADAAARAAAGGADLLLAPEMFLTGYNIGRAAAEGVAEPADGPSAMRAAEIARTHNIALCYGYPERGADGAIYNAALLIDRDGRQLLNFRKTHLFGDLDRAMFAAGPGTAEVVEVAGLKAGMLICYDVEFPEAVRALALNGADLVLVPTANMKPYDPVSLYVVPARAFESELFVAYANRCGAEGELEYMGLSCVGDPSGGNLVLAGDGEELIFADLTPEALARGRELNTHMRDRRPGLYASQLADR, from the coding sequence ATGCGTCTCGCCATGCTGCAGACAGCCGGCGACCGGGAGAACCGTGTCGCCGCGAATCTCGACCGGCTCGCCGATGCCGCCGCGCGCGCGGCGGCCGGCGGCGCGGATTTGCTGCTCGCGCCCGAGATGTTCCTCACCGGCTACAATATCGGGCGCGCCGCCGCGGAAGGGGTGGCGGAGCCCGCTGACGGCCCCAGCGCCATGCGTGCGGCGGAGATCGCCCGCACCCATAATATCGCGCTGTGCTACGGCTACCCCGAGCGCGGCGCTGATGGGGCGATCTACAATGCCGCCCTGCTGATCGACCGCGACGGTCGTCAGCTACTCAACTTCCGCAAGACGCACCTGTTCGGCGACCTCGACCGGGCGATGTTCGCGGCCGGTCCCGGCACAGCCGAGGTCGTGGAAGTCGCCGGCCTGAAGGCGGGAATGCTCATCTGCTACGACGTCGAGTTCCCGGAAGCTGTGCGGGCTCTGGCGCTCAACGGCGCCGATCTCGTTCTGGTGCCGACGGCGAACATGAAGCCCTATGATCCCGTCTCGCTCTATGTCGTGCCCGCGCGGGCCTTCGAGAGCGAGCTCTTCGTCGCCTATGCCAATCGCTGCGGCGCGGAAGGGGAGCTGGAGTATATGGGCCTGAGCTGCGTCGGTGACCCGTCGGGCGGCAATCTGGTGCTGGCGGGCGACGGCGAGGAGCTTATCTTCGCCGATCTGACACCGGAAGCGCTGGCTCGCGGGCGGGAGTTGAACACCCATATGCGCGACCGTCGGCCGGGCCTCTACGCTTCCCAGCTCGCGGACCGCTAA
- the speB gene encoding agmatinase, whose protein sequence is MSDQEKLAALRAKYAGVGGGVVYDETFKRVADMQFKDGEKRVWPWAGAATLLDAPYRPDAQELADFGGLDMALIGVPMDLGVTNRAGARLGPRAVRAIERIGPYEHVLNMVPAAEAKTADIGDVPFRSRFSLDSCHEDIEAFYKKIVAAGVIPLSVGGDHSITGSILKAVGETRPVGMLHIDAHCDTSGTYEGAKFHHGGPFRNAVLDGVLDPSRTIQIGIRGGAEFLWEFSYESGMTVIHAEEVTGMGVPAIIEKAKQVLGTGPVYVSFDVDSLDPAFAPGTGTPEIGGLTSREVLEILRGLNGLDVIGGDVVEVAPQYDNTSNTAHAAAQVLFEIFCMSVTALKARRGP, encoded by the coding sequence ATGTCCGATCAGGAAAAGCTCGCCGCGCTGCGGGCGAAATATGCAGGCGTCGGTGGCGGCGTGGTCTATGACGAGACCTTCAAGCGCGTCGCCGACATGCAATTCAAGGATGGCGAAAAGCGCGTCTGGCCGTGGGCGGGCGCCGCCACCCTGCTCGATGCCCCCTATCGCCCCGACGCGCAGGAACTCGCAGATTTCGGCGGGCTGGACATGGCACTCATTGGCGTTCCGATGGACCTCGGCGTGACCAACCGCGCCGGCGCGCGCCTTGGCCCACGTGCAGTGCGTGCCATTGAGCGCATCGGGCCCTATGAGCACGTTCTGAACATGGTACCGGCCGCCGAGGCCAAGACGGCGGATATTGGCGACGTCCCGTTCCGCTCGCGCTTTAGTCTTGATTCCTGCCATGAGGACATCGAAGCTTTCTACAAGAAAATTGTCGCGGCGGGCGTCATCCCGCTTTCGGTGGGCGGCGACCACTCGATCACCGGCTCGATCCTCAAGGCGGTGGGAGAGACGCGCCCCGTCGGCATGCTGCATATCGATGCCCATTGCGACACCTCGGGCACCTACGAGGGCGCCAAGTTCCATCATGGCGGCCCCTTCCGCAACGCGGTGCTGGATGGGGTGCTCGATCCGAGCCGCACCATCCAGATCGGCATTCGCGGCGGCGCGGAGTTCCTCTGGGAGTTCTCCTATGAGAGCGGCATGACCGTGATCCATGCCGAGGAGGTCACCGGCATGGGCGTTCCGGCGATCATCGAGAAGGCCAAGCAGGTGCTCGGCACCGGCCCGGTCTATGTGTCCTTCGACGTGGATAGCCTCGACCCCGCCTTCGCGCCCGGCACCGGCACGCCGGAGATCGGCGGGCTCACCTCGCGCGAGGTGCTGGAAATCCTGCGCGGCCTCAACGGGCTCGACGTGATCGGCGGCGATGTCGTCGAAGTCGCGCCGCAGTATGATAACACCTCCAACACCGCCCACGCCGCGGCGCAGGTGCTGTTTGAGATCTTCTGCATGTCGGTGACGGCGCTCAAGGCGCGGCGGGGGCCCTGA